In the Desulfobacterales bacterium genome, AGCTGGTGCAACATACCTTTGCATCCCCCTTTTTCCGGGTCTATACCAATGATGACCTGATGGGCGTCGAACTGGGCGGAGCGGTCAAGAATATCATCGCCATTGCCGCCGGAATCATTGACGGCCTCGGATTGGGGCTGAATACCCGGGCGGCCATGATTACCCGGGGGCTGGCCGAGATTCGCCGGCTGGGGGTCAAGCTGGGGGCCAATCCCCACACCTTTGCCGGGCTGGCCGGTGTGGGCGACCTGGTCCTGACCTGCACCGGGGATTTGAGCCGGAATCACAGCGTCGGCAAAAAGATCGGAGAGGGCAAGAAGCTGGCTGAAATACTGGCGGATATGCGGATGGTTGCCGAAGGCGTCAAGACCGCCAAGTCGGTGTATAATCTGTCGCGCAAACTCGGGGTGGACATGCCGATTTCCCATGAAGTCTATCATATCCTCTACGACGGCATCAAGCCCCAGACAGCGGTCCACCGATTAATGACCCGGGACTTGAAAAATGAAATAGAGGACTGATGGACAGGTCCGAATCTCATAAGGGGGCTGGTCACCGAGAGCGGCTGCGGAAAAAATTTCTTGAATCCGGGCTGTCCGGTTTTCACGATTATGAGGTCATTGAACTGCTGCTGACCATCGCGACCCCCCGCAAAGACTGCAAGGAAATCGCCAAGGCGCTTCTCAAGCGGTTTAAATCGCTCCAGCGCGTCCTGGAAGCGTCCCCCCGGGAGCTTTGTGAAATAGAGGGCATCGGACCCAAGAACCTGTTCGGCGTCAAACTGGTGAAAGCGGTTGCGGATCGGTATCTTGAAAAACGGCTCATCGAAAAAGATCCCCTCAATAATTCCAAAGAACTTTACGAATATCTGTGTCATAGCATTGGCGACAAACTCCGGGAGTATTTCAAGGTCGTGTTTCTGGATGCCAAAAACAAGGTGCTTGCGGTTGAAACGCTGTTCAAGGGAACACTGACGGCCAGTTCCGTTTATCCCCGGGAGGTGATTCTGGCCGCCATAAACCACGATGCCGCGGCTTTGATATTCGCCCACAACCATCCTTCGGGGGATCCCACGCCGTCTCCCGAGGATATGGCCATCACGCGGCAGCTGATCCAGGCCTGTGCGGTGATGGGAATCACGGTTCATGAACATATCGTTATGGGGAACAGTTCTTATTACAGTTTCGCGGATCATGGCCATATTGCCCGGATTTACCGTGAACATGAAAAGCACTGATCGCCCCGTTTCATAATATAGATCGCCGGAAGGGCGATTTGGAAAGAAAACGAATATGAAATCCGACAGCAGCGAACATCCCGCCTGTTTCGGCGTCCTGGAACAGGTTTTCCCTAAAAGTGAGGACGGACTGCGACAGTCCCCGGAGCGCTGTATGAATTGCCGCCTCAAGGTGGACTGTTTGCGCGCGGCTGTGTCCGGACCGGAGGGAAACCGGGTGCGGGAAGAAGTGATCGACCGGGCCTATGGGACCGGCGTCATTTCCTTTTTTGAGAGGTGGTCGAAGAAGAAATATTTTCGCGGCAGACTGAAAAAGGAAACCGAAAAAACACAAAAAGAAGGAGGGGTTCATGAAGACGATTAAAGATGTCGATATCAACGGCAAGCGAGTGTTTTTCCGGGTCGACTTTAATGTTCCCTTGGATGAAAACCGGCAGGTCTCCGACGACTCCCGCCTGACAGCGGTTTTGCCGACGCTTGCGTATGCACTGGAACAAAAAGCCATGGTGATCCTGTCGTCCCATCTGGGCCGCCCGGAAGGCAAGGTGGTCCCGGAGATGAGCCTGGCGCCGGTGGCGGTGCATCTGGGTCGACTCATGAATACGGATGTCAAGATGGCGCCGGACTGCATCGGTCCGGCCGTAAAATCCCTTGTTGCCGGCATGAAGCCGGGGGATTTGCTGCTGCTGGAAAATCTGCGGTTTCACCCCCAGGAACAAAATAAGGACGATGCTTTTGCCGCAGCGCTGGCTGAACTGGGGGATGTCTATATCAATGACGCTTTTGCGGTTTCTCACCGTCCGGATGCATCCGTGGTCGCCATCACCCGGCATGTGCCGGTGTGCGCGGCCGGGTTTCTGCTGGCAAAAGAGATCGAGTATTTTGATAAAGCCATGTCCCATCCCAAGCGCCCCCTTGCGGCGGTTGTGGGTGGCGCAAAGGTATCCGGCAAACTGGGGGCCCTGGAAAATATGCTGGCGCATGTGGACAAACTGCTCATCGGCGGCGCCATGGCCAATACGTTTTTAAAAAGCCGCGGTGTTTCGGTGGGAAAATCTA is a window encoding:
- a CDS encoding NAD(P)H-dependent glycerol-3-phosphate dehydrogenase, with the translated sequence MNMKKNPKKLNIGVVGAGSWGTALANLLGLNGFNVTLWAFEPEVREQIRTSLENALFLPGVKLPSDLAVSNDLAEVAGAKDLLVVVVPSHVLRATAKKMTTFVSPETIVVSASKGIENKTHLTMSAILKEMLPQVDPGKLAVLSGPSFAREVARNVPTVVTVACKDQGVAELVQHTFASPFFRVYTNDDLMGVELGGAVKNIIAIAAGIIDGLGLGLNTRAAMITRGLAEIRRLGVKLGANPHTFAGLAGVGDLVLTCTGDLSRNHSVGKKIGEGKKLAEILADMRMVAEGVKTAKSVYNLSRKLGVDMPISHEVYHILYDGIKPQTAVHRLMTRDLKNEIED
- the radC gene encoding DNA repair protein RadC, whose protein sequence is MDRSESHKGAGHRERLRKKFLESGLSGFHDYEVIELLLTIATPRKDCKEIAKALLKRFKSLQRVLEASPRELCEIEGIGPKNLFGVKLVKAVADRYLEKRLIEKDPLNNSKELYEYLCHSIGDKLREYFKVVFLDAKNKVLAVETLFKGTLTASSVYPREVILAAINHDAAALIFAHNHPSGDPTPSPEDMAITRQLIQACAVMGITVHEHIVMGNSSYYSFADHGHIARIYREHEKH
- a CDS encoding phosphoglycerate kinase codes for the protein MKTIKDVDINGKRVFFRVDFNVPLDENRQVSDDSRLTAVLPTLAYALEQKAMVILSSHLGRPEGKVVPEMSLAPVAVHLGRLMNTDVKMAPDCIGPAVKSLVAGMKPGDLLLLENLRFHPQEQNKDDAFAAALAELGDVYINDAFAVSHRPDASVVAITRHVPVCAAGFLLAKEIEYFDKAMSHPKRPLAAVVGGAKVSGKLGALENMLAHVDKLLIGGAMANTFLKSRGVSVGKSKIEEDLIPVAETVMKKAREKGIEFLLPVDVVVADRPAPDAEPKIVSIGEIPADKMALDIGPETSKLYRKALGDAATIIWNGPLGVFEIDAFSRGTLEMAKCLADSGALTIVGGGDTDAAIHKAGIADKISYISTGGGAFMELLEGKTLPGVAALEKAESRR